In a single window of the Orbaceae bacterium lpD04 genome:
- a CDS encoding cold shock domain-containing protein gives MTKKTGQVKWFNENKGFGFITPADGSKDVFVHFSAIMNEGFKTLAEGQNVEFVIQDSARGPAAAEVKVI, from the coding sequence ATGACAAAGAAAACTGGCCAAGTTAAATGGTTTAACGAAAATAAAGGTTTTGGATTTATCACTCCTGCTGATGGTAGCAAAGATGTATTTGTTCACTTCTCAGCTATTATGAATGAAGGATTTAAAACATTAGCGGAAGGGCAAAACGTAGAATTCGTTATCCAAGATAGCGCTCGTGGTCCAGCAGCAGCTGAAGTTAAAGTAATCTAA
- the glpG gene encoding rhomboid family intramembrane serine protease GlpG, whose amino-acid sequence MYLISFKQAEFAYTFIDYMATKDIILRTELDKDGNSQLFFDDSCDDKLTIVKQELEQYIQNPYDKRYLDATWQKSNNHSFKLPAKKLNAGILNLAPVGVITLIITIVCIALYGLLFIFGPTQILTYLGYPLPGQQAQLWRYITPIFIHFSLLHIVFNIMWWWYLGGMIEHLKGRFKLIEITVISGLLSNYAQASISGPDFGGLSGVVYALMGYVWLYGETRPSSGLRFERAMIIIIIVWLLAGFTGILGPIANTAHLVGLIVGLLLAVKDIWFIKKQ is encoded by the coding sequence ATGTACCTCATTTCATTCAAACAAGCTGAATTTGCCTATACTTTCATTGATTATATGGCAACGAAAGATATCATTTTACGAACAGAGTTAGATAAAGACGGTAACAGCCAGTTATTTTTCGATGATAGTTGCGATGACAAACTCACCATAGTTAAACAAGAACTAGAACAATATATTCAAAATCCTTATGATAAACGTTATCTTGATGCTACTTGGCAAAAAAGCAATAATCATTCATTTAAACTACCCGCAAAAAAATTGAATGCGGGCATACTTAACCTCGCGCCAGTCGGGGTAATTACACTTATTATTACCATTGTTTGTATTGCGCTCTATGGTTTATTGTTTATTTTTGGGCCAACTCAAATATTAACGTATCTAGGCTACCCACTTCCTGGTCAGCAAGCTCAATTGTGGCGCTATATTACGCCAATTTTTATTCATTTTTCATTATTACATATTGTGTTTAATATAATGTGGTGGTGGTATTTAGGTGGAATGATTGAACATCTAAAAGGGCGATTTAAGCTAATCGAAATCACGGTTATTTCAGGCTTGCTCTCTAACTATGCTCAAGCGAGTATTTCAGGGCCTGATTTTGGCGGGTTATCTGGCGTTGTTTATGCTTTAATGGGATATGTATGGTTATATGGTGAGACGCGGCCATCATCGGGCTTACGATTTGAACGGGCAATGATAATTATTATTATCGTTTGGTTACTAGCTGGTTTCACTGGCATTTTAGGGCCGATAGCAAATACCGCTCACTTGGTTGGGCTTATTGTTGGTTTACTTTTAGCCGTTAAAGATATTTGGTTTATCAAAAAACAATAA
- a CDS encoding tail fiber assembly protein has protein sequence MKYQIKPIEAIFNDKGFSQNAGYVTLYNFDNVTYEFIATTIRQLPAGISIPADSCLDAPNYIDENTAIVRDVKNNQWIYPPDHRGKQIYNIHDGSPKTVDFIGELPDTYTDKVPGSAFDSWNGKEWIEDKEKALKNRIDLAKQEQESRLSEADSYIYDLNEAIELELATDAQKELHKSWRQYRFVVKQININQPDSINWPAKPQQPNFISE, from the coding sequence ATGAAATATCAAATAAAACCGATTGAAGCTATATTTAATGATAAAGGATTTTCACAAAATGCTGGCTATGTCACATTGTATAACTTTGATAATGTAACTTATGAATTTATTGCGACAACTATTCGGCAGTTACCTGCAGGAATAAGTATACCGGCCGACAGTTGCTTAGATGCACCAAATTATATTGATGAAAATACGGCAATTGTACGAGACGTTAAAAATAATCAATGGATTTACCCGCCCGATCATCGAGGTAAGCAAATTTATAATATTCATGACGGATCCCCTAAAACTGTTGATTTTATAGGAGAATTACCGGACACCTACACCGATAAAGTGCCAGGTAGTGCATTTGATAGTTGGAACGGTAAAGAGTGGATCGAAGATAAAGAAAAAGCATTAAAAAATAGAATTGATTTAGCTAAGCAAGAGCAAGAGAGCCGTTTAAGTGAGGCAGATAGTTATATTTATGATTTAAATGAAGCCATTGAACTTGAACTTGCAACCGATGCACAAAAAGAGTTGCATAAATCTTGGCGGCAGTATCGCTTTGTTGTTAAGCAAATCAATATTAATCAACCTGATTCTATTAATTGGCCAGCAAAGCCGCAGCAACCTAATTTTATAAGTGAGTAG
- a CDS encoding thermonuclease family protein gives MRKLLVLIMFLSTSAFADFSAKVINIIDGDTIDVLTYNNKRIRIRLVDIDAPERGQPFVNESKQFLSSLITKKVVLIKEQGQDIYNRMLGTIYYKKQNINELMVLNGYAWAYRYRNKASNKTMIMLETKAKQNHLGLWQEDNPVAPWEFKRRAIK, from the coding sequence ATGAGAAAGTTACTAGTTTTAATAATGTTCCTAAGTACTTCTGCTTTTGCAGATTTTTCGGCCAAAGTGATTAATATTATTGATGGTGATACGATTGATGTACTGACTTATAATAATAAGAGAATCCGGATCCGTTTAGTTGATATCGATGCGCCAGAAAGAGGACAACCCTTCGTAAATGAATCAAAGCAATTTTTATCATCATTAATTACTAAAAAAGTCGTTTTAATTAAAGAACAAGGTCAGGATATTTATAACCGCATGCTAGGAACCATTTATTATAAAAAACAAAATATTAATGAGTTGATGGTTTTAAACGGCTATGCTTGGGCCTATCGATATCGAAATAAAGCATCAAATAAAACTATGATTATGCTAGAAACAAAAGCTAAACAAAACCATTTAGGTTTATGGCAAGAAGATAACCCAGTTGCACCATGGGAATTTAAACGAAGAGCGATAAAATAA
- a CDS encoding phage tail protein, which yields MAKVAVIKTGEQYFANCIANNKKIELDKFIFANVPYVNGNTDINVNAAVPVVSQIKYVSEVTQSGLISDNAVVYSVVLDTTIGDFEFNYIGLMNAETNTLCMVFHTDLQQKLKTQGQQQGNSLTESLWLEIDGAAQATGITVNAETWMIDYSSRLAEMDERARFANFDIYGVFAVMAGLNVTKLDNQCTISSGWGYVRGLRSTLQDDIKINVENGDQIYLVSCLTGSVTGAHKVKTKIALNINALDFIEDGIHYHAARIAVVGDDGEITQVRPSAQIVTSVNGKTGDVMITPEIIGALSTNGGKLNGTLDIVSNQIPALRIKDLDSNNWVGFFSSSEKWGITKNSRINDTDYTSNTLEYNHSNGSLNFLCNSVRFKDKSILYQGLCGLLAISTKKRSVSSPISLDLMSASESSLVNDAWGNTLPTTSPCYLYKIGVTEEDYSGGCYLLSECQIGGRSWIGKSISQNDKISWDEIITATNLNEKVASYPIGAPIDWFSDQLPQDGHIYLYLDGSGFDKNLYPNLAKVFPNGILPDVRGVVRRGMDNGRGLDPYRALGSYQDDAARPIYGTFVATKSGNPLSGAFRQIGNGRTKNGGDGDGQLVEFNSSLLGWTANENRMKNIACHVITRAN from the coding sequence ATGGCTAAAGTAGCAGTAATTAAAACAGGTGAGCAATATTTTGCAAATTGTATTGCGAACAATAAAAAAATTGAATTAGATAAGTTTATCTTTGCTAATGTCCCCTACGTTAATGGTAATACTGATATTAACGTTAATGCAGCCGTGCCGGTAGTAAGCCAAATAAAATACGTCTCAGAAGTGACACAGTCGGGGTTAATTAGTGATAATGCCGTTGTTTATTCCGTGGTGTTAGACACAACGATCGGCGATTTTGAGTTTAATTATATTGGGTTAATGAACGCCGAAACGAATACGTTGTGTATGGTTTTCCATACTGATCTGCAGCAAAAATTAAAAACTCAGGGGCAGCAACAAGGTAATAGCTTAACGGAATCATTATGGCTAGAGATTGACGGCGCAGCGCAGGCAACCGGGATCACGGTTAACGCTGAAACGTGGATGATCGATTATTCGTCACGACTTGCCGAAATGGACGAAAGGGCGAGATTTGCTAATTTTGATATTTACGGCGTGTTTGCGGTTATGGCAGGGCTTAACGTCACTAAGCTAGATAATCAATGCACGATTTCTAGCGGTTGGGGTTACGTGAGAGGGCTACGTTCAACGTTACAAGATGATATAAAAATTAATGTTGAAAACGGCGATCAAATTTATTTAGTCTCTTGTTTGACCGGTAGCGTAACTGGGGCGCATAAAGTCAAAACAAAAATTGCATTAAATATCAATGCGCTTGATTTTATCGAAGATGGTATTCATTACCATGCGGCCAGAATTGCGGTCGTTGGTGATGACGGCGAAATAACCCAAGTAAGGCCTAGCGCACAAATTGTAACGAGCGTAAACGGTAAAACTGGCGATGTGATGATCACCCCCGAAATTATTGGTGCACTTTCAACTAATGGCGGTAAGTTAAACGGCACTTTGGATATTGTATCAAATCAAATTCCTGCGCTGCGAATTAAAGATCTGGACTCAAATAATTGGGTCGGTTTTTTTTCATCTAGTGAAAAATGGGGCATAACAAAAAACTCAAGAATAAATGACACCGATTATACAAGTAATACGTTAGAGTATAATCATTCCAACGGTTCGTTAAACTTTTTATGCAATTCAGTCAGATTTAAAGATAAATCTATCTTATATCAAGGATTATGTGGACTTTTGGCAATATCTACAAAAAAAAGGTCTGTATCTTCGCCAATCTCTCTTGATTTAATGAGTGCTAGCGAATCATCGCTAGTTAATGATGCCTGGGGCAATACACTACCAACAACATCACCATGTTATTTATATAAAATAGGGGTGACCGAGGAAGACTATTCGGGCGGGTGTTATCTTCTTTCAGAATGCCAAATAGGGGGGCGATCTTGGATAGGAAAAAGCATAAGCCAAAATGACAAAATAAGCTGGGACGAAATCATAACCGCCACAAATTTAAATGAAAAAGTAGCCTCTTATCCAATTGGTGCTCCGATCGATTGGTTTAGTGATCAATTACCACAAGATGGGCATATTTATTTATATCTTGATGGATCGGGCTTTGATAAAAATTTATATCCAAATCTTGCTAAAGTTTTCCCGAATGGAATTTTGCCAGATGTAAGGGGCGTGGTACGTCGTGGTATGGACAACGGCCGCGGTTTAGATCCTTATCGAGCGTTAGGAAGTTATCAAGATGACGCCGCAAGGCCAATATATGGGACATTTGTCGCAACCAAATCCGGCAACCCGCTAAGCGGTGCTTTTAGACAAATTGGAAACGGTAGGACTAAAAATGGCGGTGATGGCGATGGGCAGCTTGTAGAGTTTAACTCTTCGCTGCTTGGTTGGACTGCAAACGAAAATCGCATGAAAAATATCGCATGTCACGTAATAACAAGAGCAAACTAA